One Nothobranchius furzeri strain GRZ-AD chromosome 7, NfurGRZ-RIMD1, whole genome shotgun sequence genomic window, AGCTATGTAACCACGGTGCAAAAACATGATCATGAAACCAAGATATTGTCACTACAAACGCAATTTACGTTTACATTCATGCTATCCTTACATGTATGTTCATTAACGTGCACTGTCCCAAataaaatattcattcattcattcattcattcaaattaGGAATGTGTTGGTCCAATACATAAAACTGGGCTTATATTAAAAGAAAGATATTTATTAATTTCCGTCTAGTTGCAGTTTGTGCATCTGTATTGGGAGGGGAGGGGGTTGTTCTTGTGAAACCGGGTCTTTCCACCAAACGCATACGTGTTTTGTAACTATGGCACACAGGAATTAGCCGCTGGTCTAGTGGATAGGTGTTTTTCCACCGGCTGTGAAGCATTGCGTTTTGGATGTGTCCCTGAAGTGTGGTGACATGTCGATCTATTAAATTTACGCTTTGAGTCTGTTTTTTACATACTACGCTTCCAGAACCCCTCAAGCTCAGACctcgccagacaggaagtcaaacatgaaagcagtGGTAGTCAAGGTAAACGGCACAGAAAAGTAatcacagacctttttggatataagctgccatctttctcctatCACTGtgtgaactgctgaaatcacgCGTGGTTTTACAATTTTCCATGATTCCGTGACCTTCCATAACCAGCTGAGTGGATTGTTTTCGCTGCCGTTTAGTGTCTGAAATCTAGCTGGTGGGGTGGGTAAAACACGTCTGTTACGTGCTACTTACGCATCTAGTTGAAAGACACGGTGACGGCATAAATGTGCATGTTATATTGGTAAATGTCGTTATCGGCCATAGCAGCAATATTAATATCGCATATTGATATCGGCCCAAATAACCGTTAATATCGGTTTATCCGGAGCTTAATTCTTTGAACCTAGTTTCTCATGTATGGCGAAGTTTTGTTTAAATGCTCCAGAAGGTGATGTGTGTCTTTCTACTCTCAAAGGAAACTTTGTAAGCACCAAATACAACCTCTCCAGTGGCTACATCCCTTCTTTCCAAAAGAAGGAGGTCGGCACAGTGGGACAACGAATCCAGCTGGCCCCTCTGTCTGGTCAGCACACAAGTAAGGATTTATTTTAATCCTGCAGAGTGAACAAAGTCAGTTTAACGTTGAAAATCTACTTTCCTTCCTCTGATTTAAATCCTTCATAGCTCCAACTGTTCTGTTTGACAACGCTCTgggacctcatttatcaagcttgcttacgcacaaaacggggtcggaagactgcgtaagcaactttccacgcaaactttgggatttatgaaagaaaacttagcggaaaaatatgcgcaactttaagttgactaaggacctggcttacacacatgttggacatggagagcacctgcagtgctgctgctgagaagatacaattatgaaatcctgcagcattatcacttgtactgcttcgttttcacacagaacaagaccctccacacacacacacacacacacacacacacacagcctgaagcgcagaatacagaatgcagaatatcagcagggggacagattgagacagaatgtaatgcgtctgtgacagtgtgtgtcctgtcactgtgacccggttgatcatgtgccctggctatttagaaaagggagatctctgtttggctgactggttagcgcacgtgactttcacctgagAGTCTGGGGCTGAATtcccaattggaccatttttttaatatccgccacagatctctctgaagaattcacaacattgacggcttcagcagcgctgtgccactccgtggattttcacttatttgttttgcaaaagcacttcctttcatttctccacctcacccacaggtacctcaacttctgcttctgttaaatagcgcttccttgatctgcggtcgtgatcgaaatgctgcaacaagccggcttatgtttatgcatgagatccacaaggcactttgcattgaccatttatggcagtaagtgggcgtggtgagggcgggatctgactaaaaagcagctgagaacatttttagtttctgatttatgaagcggagattgcgtgcagctgtgcgtaccccatgtttgatagatcacaaacctacttggcgtgagtacatttttttttgctgagcttaagtacggttttagtaaggattctacgcaatgtttgataaatgagacccctgctctTTTCTTCTGACCCCAGTAtttcatttcttcatttttatctTCTTACCTTTTAGTCAACCCTTCCTCCTATTCTCCTGATAATAAAAAGAAAAAGTCTGCTAAGCTCAAGCCTCTTTCCAACTCGACACAGAGCGAAACCACTGAAGGTATTGCCATCTGCTTCTGTAATCTATTGGGTCAAAAGTGTTTCTTCTATTTTACACACCCACTCTCCTCATGAACATCTTATTGATTCTGACTCTAAATCTTTATTTCTGGTGAAAAGCCGTTGACCAGCTGCTTTTCCTTTAGATTACGAGGGCTGGAGGAGGCGGACAGACAGGACTCAGGCGAAGGAGAGCGGTTACTCAGCGTTGGGGAAAACCTCTGGAAATCTCCTGAGCAGAGCTCCCGCTGTGCCGCCCGTCCACGGCCGGGTGGACTGGGCATCCAAGTATGGCGGAAACCGATAAACCGGGCGAGAGATCCAACAATCTTGTGAAGTTGGTGTTTAACTTGATGACTCCAATCGTCTCACAGAGGAACCATACATGATTTACCTGATGAGATTGTGTTTTGTAGATTTTATCCAAGAGAATTCAATTCCCATTTTAGAGCTTGCATATTATAAGTAGGATgtgatttaaaatgtgtttttttaagtgttatttatttgtaaagcctgatttattggAGTCTTCTCAGCAGATTGTGACAAAGCAATGACCCAAGTTGGAAGAAATCATTGGTGTGGTAAAAGCTCCACACCAATCTATTGTATTACACAATTTACACAAAAGAAGCCTTTTGTACAACTTTTgtattaataaatgtgttcagttAACAAAAGACACGACAGACATTCTTTTGGAAATGTTATATTTCAAGTTCAAActgacattttttatttaaaacacaaAACAATGACAGACGCTGAGAGGTGGATCCAACAGAACAGGTGTTTCAGGAGGACTCTGCTGGTTTCTGGAGCAACGCCAACCCCAGCTTCCCCACCATCAGAAGACTGGAACAGGAAAATATTTGTGAAGCTCGGCTGGATTTCACATGTTTACACAATGTCAAAAATACCGAACCAGACCTCGCTGCTGCTATGAGACCAGCCGGCATGACCTTCCTGGATCCGTAGAACCTCTTTCCCATGATGGCAGCGAGAGTTCCTGATGTGCCTGACATGGAGAACACAAGTTCGTGAATAGAGTCACAATGATTATAGTTTTTTGTTCAAAATATTTTACCAACCTAGTGAAACCCAAACATTATTAGGATCATTGGAGACTTGGTAGGCACCAAATCCTGCAAGTCCCCCAAAGAGAAGACCGGCAGCAAGTGAGGGGACACTGCCTGAGTGAGAGAGACAAGTGTCATCACAAAATACTTGTTTCTATGAACACTTCCactatttttttctgtttaaatAATAAATTGCAATTTTCATGTAACCTGCTATAAAAGTTTACACGTTCAATCAAGTTCTTTAGACAATATTGTCGCTATTATAATCAGTTGGTCTTGTCTTTGGGATTTTCCAACATCCGCCGCTCCAATTTATATTTAGTTCCCTCATTTAGAACAATGTAACATCGGTTTCTATGGGATTATCAAATGAAACTGGACATTTAAACATTAGATTTTTCAGAGAAATTGTGTAAAACAGATTATTTGCGTATAAATGATCATATAAGTAGGATTTTTATAGACTaatgaatacatttaaaaaatctgATTCTTCAGCGGCTCTAACAGTCACTACTTGCCAAAACCACCATTTGTAAATATTTTTAAGTATTTGGAATTAAAAATGACATTACTGCAAGAAATGAATCGTATAGTTTAAAAACATTTCTTATAATTTATAAACAAATGAATTGCAATTCTTAGTTCAACTATTTCTGTATCCCAAGTTCTTACATGTAAAAATGACCCAATGATCATTTGAGACATTATTTTGGGAAAATTAAAGATATTTACGTTTAATCAGACACAGCTTAAAATAATTATTCACCTGCTTTTACATAACCAATGACTCCCCCGGATGCGACTAGAGTGGCATATCCATATCCAACCCAGTCCACGGACATGTTGGACACCTGTCGGGGACAAGTGGACAATCACTAACACAGTTAGCAGTAAATATCTACGCCTAAACGAGCTCCTGTTTTTAATCTATTTTTTCTTGCGAAGACTAAACAATGTAAAAGTCTTTTCGACTCTACCTGTAACCCAGAACTGTTACAAAAACTAACGGGACGAAGAGAAAATATCCTTGTTGCTTTGAAGAAATGTTTTTGTCAGCTTGCAGCACAATTTGGCTCTGGAGATAAGTCGCACGCGCTTGGACTAGCATCGTTACAAAACACAGAaaacaatcaaaacaaacaaTTTGACACCAATAAAGATGCAGTTTCTTTAAATCTaatctggagttttagatttacaAGTGAGTAAAAGTTAAAGAAGTCAATACAACGATGTAAAACCTTTTTTGTTTGTCCTCTGCAACGCCACCAGCGAAGGTAATTTGTTGTCCACCCGAGCACAAATAAGTGGTGCACCACGTTTTGCACCCTAAGTAGACGATGGGAAATGTAGGCAGCGCTAATATGTGTTAGGTTGTGAGTTAGGgagttgctgccctccagtggTCAAAGCTGGTACTAAACTAAGTTTTTAGAAAATTAGGAGAAAATTTAGCCTCCTAATAGGTGTTTCTAGTCTGCTTTTGAGGGCTAAATCACTCCTACATTTAATCTCAGCCTCCCTTAAGTTTAAGATTAATTTATTAATTGAAATATACAGTTATTTTTAGTGTTAGTGGTTATTTTATTTTAAGAAACCAGTAACAGAAGACCACTGTAGTCATTTTTTACTGTTCGTTCTTTGTCTAAGTAGAGTTTTATAAGACTTactttgtaaaaaaaacaaaaaaacaattgcTTTATATGTTTCATTTAAAGAATAGGGAGTTTGCGCCCTCACCTGGCAAAAAACAGAACACTGATTTTAAGCACTGTTTAGTGAAGAGAAGAAAATGGTTGCTGTCCTCTAGTGGCCCAATCTGGTATTGAACTTAATTTTTAGCTAATTAGAAGAGAATATTTAACCCCTCATAGGTGTTTCTAGCCTGCATTTGACGGGGCTGAATCCCTCCTAAATTAAATCATAGCTTCCCTCAACTgtaagattatatatatatatatatatataaatgttggTGGTTATGTTAAGCAACCAGTAACAGAAGACAATTGCAGTTGTTTTTTTACTGTATGTTCTTGGTTTAAATAGACTTTTATAAGACTTACTTTGTAAAAACGATCGCTTTGCGTGTGTCATAGGAGAAGGAAGAGGTTGAGAATGAGAATAAGGGACTGCAGGTATAAAGTTACAATAGTTAGTTAAAAAAACACATCCTGTACaatttttcaaaacaaaacaaaacaaaggcgtTGTGACATCAGCAACAGGCTCATTTAACTAAAAACGGAAATTAAAATTATGCTTTATGCAACAGTGTTCTAAAAAACGGTATGTGCAGTGGGGAACTGGCCAAAAGTACTGGTACGCAAAAGTTTCTTGTAGGTCAACTGGATGATAAAAACTATTTTTAAGGGATTTTTCCGCCATCTAGCGGATTAGAGCTGTTATTTCAAGCAGCGTTCGTTAAGCTAAACAATAACCCAGTAGAATTTCCTGTAgataccttcaaaataaaacacaccgCTTTAAAAATTCTACGTGGTTTTAAATTGGCATTAACAGCACATGTTGTTCAAAAAAACGGGGAAGCCTGAATGTCTTCACGTATACAAACAACATAACTACTAAAACTACTTAAATCTATGTTAAGTATCTGTGTTCAACTAGAATAAATAATGAGCTAAAGCAAGAATTATTAGCAACTAGCTAACAGCACTACAAACGTTGATCATTCGCCCTCTAGTGGCCAAAAGGTGAAACTAAATACACAGGGATTTTACTCTTAATAAATGAAATAAggttattaatatattttataaaataaatgtatttagttTCACATTTTTACCAGCATAAGCTTATGATTTATAATCAAACATTCAGATATAAAACTATTAGTTTAGAGATAAAGAAAAATACCCACCTACATCCAATAAACACACTAAAACATTGATGCTGACATAGAATTTTTTAAAGGTCtatattttgttttaaacaagGAAAACTAACTTTGGCTGtccacaatgaataataaaaaaacCTATCAAATATAATAAAACTTACCAGCAACAGAATTTAAATGcagttattttttttactgtttgctcTTTGTCTAAGAAAACTTTTAATTTAATTTCTCATAATCTttcatttgatttgattgatgacCACATACTCTGTGGATTTGTATGTTTTATTTAGGTCAACTAGATTGAAACACAACTCAAtcccttagttttttttttgtttgtttgttttttcaaaactttattgaacaaggtaACTCAATCCCTTAGTATCTGGTTTTGGACAGTAAGGATTTGTCCGCCCCCCAGTGGACACAAGCTGATACTACAGGCAGTGTTGAAAAAGCTAAACAAGAGACAACACCTTACCACTTCCTTTGGATTCCTTCAAAGTAAAACATACCACTTAAAAATTACTTTGGGTTTTAAATGAGCGTTAACAACATAGTTAGTCTAGATAACAGGAACACCCGAACGCCTTCACTTATATAAACTTCCCAGCTACTAAAACTCAAACTAAATTAAATTATTTGTGTTCAATGAGAATAAATCAAcgagctgaagcaggaactagcaGCGGCTAGCTAGGCTACAAAACGTATCGGGCCATGCGCCCTCTGGCGGCCACGGGGCGAAAATAAATCCACGTTACACTTGGAGGGATTTCAAATTAAGTTATTAATATGTTATATAAAATAAATACAGGTGTATAGTACCTAATCAAACAAGTAAGATATAAAACTATTAGTTATTGGTTCAAAGACCAATTAATACCCAACTGCATCTAATAAACACACTCATTGATCATAGACGttgatttgtttttctttaaaaaagggtTCATATTGTGTTCTGGGCATGAAAAGCATTCATGTATTTGTATTTCAcagtaaattaaataaaaaaaccaatTTGTTAAAAAAGCTATTGCAAAGCTGAGTAAATGCATTGACCCCAACAGCTGATTTAAATGGATAAACCTGCTTAGTCAGATAAATTGAGTTTATATGCATACATTTTATTTGTATGGTTTAAAGGGCAAAAGGAGAATAAGCAAAATTTAAAAACTACACTTTAAAATAACTGAAGGTAGAAGAAACACATTTCCAAATCACTCTTATTCATAATAATGCTTCAGTAACCTTCCAGTAGACAACACATTACTGTTAGAGCAGTCACATAAATACAGGCTGCGTTTAACCCTGAGGGTAATATTAGTACACCATTTATTTCAGAAAGATTTGACCACCTGTATGCTTTAAGCGTACTAATTTAAAAGACATGTGACATAAGTGTTCCTCAGTGAAAATCAATGTAAAATTTTTAAATACAATTTTTCCCACATTTGATCAGTTCCTTATGTGTTTTGCTCATTACTGTAGTTTTATAC contains:
- the tmem14ca gene encoding transmembrane protein 14C; translated protein: MSVDWVGYGYATLVASGGVIGYVKAGSVPSLAAGLLFGGLAGFGAYQVSNDPNNVWVSLGTSGTLAAIMGKRFYGSRKVMPAGLIAAASLLMVGKLGLALLQKPAESS